CAAGCCTGTAGTCTGCTGATCCCAGAGGGAGGGGTATGTGCTCCGTGGCGTGGGGAAGCTGTCGTGGCATGGCGGGTGGCTCCTGGGACTGCCCCCAGGGTTGGGACTGGCTGTGGGTTTCCTGCCACACACATTCGTCCCAGGGCTGTTGGGCCTGGGATACAGCCCCCAGTCAGAACTCAGGTGGGAGGGTCCTTGGATGTCACCCAGCCCCTTGCCACCTCACATGGGGACCTGTCTCTGCAGTGGGTTTTTGGGCCCGGACGTCGGtcaccctctgccctcctgggctgcCCAGTCCATGCCAGGACTGACTGTTCCTACATCGGGCTGAATTCTTGGTCCTGGCTCTGGGCCCGGGGTCCCGCCTGTGCCCTCTCCCTGAATGCTCTGGGGGTCAGGGACACCAATTCCCTTGTCTCCCTGGCTCAAGGCTTGTTGTCCTGGCAACCTTGGAGGAGCGTGCAGGAGTGAGGGGCCTCTGCTGCTCTCTGAGGCTGTGGGTGCTTGCAgggagaggcagggtctcccaCAAATGGGTCTGGCTCCTCTAGTAACTTTGAGGGCCCTGTGAGGGGGAGAGCGAGACACCGTGGAAAGTGGGGGGGGCTTGAGGGAGGGTCTTGCCCACATCCCCCTCCTGTGTGCACAACACGTCCAGTACACAGGCACTGAGTGCCTGCCCTGAGGACCGGTGGGCCTCCTGTACTTTCTTAgagtccaggaggaagaggaggaagaaaaggtgaagaggaaggcCCAGGTAGTAGGGTTGCAGGTCCCGGGCCTCCCCCACTGTTGACTGCCCCAGAGGGTTGACATGGGAGGGGACACAGCACTGGAGCCCACCTGGGGGTGGCAGGTCCCCTTGCTTCCTCGCTCGTTTGTTCATAGAGGCCCTGAGGTGCTTGAGCACCGTGTCATCATCCCTGGCCCAGTGACGGCACAACCGGCTCCGAAAGCAAGCCCACAGGCCAGAACTGGAGGTCTCCTTGAGGCGCTCTAGGGACAGGGTGGACATCAGGCCAGGAGAGTTCCCTGGGAGGGAGCCAGCCCATACCCCATGgccacttcagcctctcactgGGTGGTGCTGGATCCTTTCGTGGCCACCCCAGGGGTCCAGATGTGCACAGGAGGTTGTGACTGGGGGGCGACCTGGACAGGGAAGTGCCCGCCACACTCCTGACTTTCATCTGGGTCATGTGGGGGATGGGCTCGGTGTCACAGTGCCCTTCCCGGCCCACCTGGCCAGACCTCCCTCTGAGCCAGAACAGGGGATCATGAGGACAGTGTGAGGAAGCTGCCCTCGAGCCAGTCGGGGTCTGACCCCGGGGCTCCCCAGGCCCCATTAGGCACACGTAGACTTACTCTTCTGCACCTCGAACGCAATGCTGGTCATGGGCATCAATGCCTGTTTTCCTTGTAGCAGGTACACGTCCCACAGGCGCAGGGTCAGCCCGAGAGAGATCTGTGGAGACAGCAGGCGTGGGAGAACCTGGCCCTtccaggctggggctggtggcTCGAGCTGTGCCCATTGGGGTTTCAGTCCCCAGAGTCAGTGACCTTCCCCATGAGCGTCGCCTGGGCCCTCCAGGACGCTGGGTCAGGCAAGGTCTTGCAGCTCCTCATGGGGGGCACTCATATGAGTGGAGATGTGGCTCCTGGAGAGAGGGGCTTGCCCAGCACTTGAGGCTTCCCTGAGCCCTCTCAAGTCGGGTCCTGGCCCAGTCTGCCCATGAGGCTGGGCCTGAGCCCCAGCCATTGCCCTGGGATGACCCCTCTTGGGCAGAGGGTTTTGCTTGCGTGTCCTTCGGGGACCCACCTGAACTTCCTGTGGGCTGGGGGTGAACCAGACTGCCGGACTGAGGAAGCAGGGCACTGCAGGGCAACGAGGGTCCCTGAGCCAGGGTCTCCCTATGCCACCTTACCTTTATTAACGTCCGGAGAAGCCAGCCTAACGAGAGAGGCTGCCCGCATAGACCAGCGTCTATGTCCTGGTCCTGATGGGAGCAACAGAGGTGCTCAGGCCACTGGGCTGCCCTAaaaacctccctctcccagggccTCTGAAGAACCTATGCCTAGTGCAGAACACTGGGCAGTGTCCAGGGCTCCCCGCGACACCGTCCCCTTCCCACACTCTCGGTGGACACACTGCCCTTTGCCCTGCTCTGCGGGAGCTGGGGCCCCATCCctgtgcctctgtctcctccaGGGCAGGAAAGGAAACCAACTCTCAGCCCATGGAGAACCCGGCATCCCAGGTCAGGCCCTGGCTGAGACTCAGCCAGTCACCAGCCCCACAAGGGGCTCCAGCCCCCCTGCTCCTCCAGCCCCACGGGATGCAGGGCCTCTGGGGAAGAGCCGAGGGGACCATAAACTCACCAGATGCCACATGGTCTTGGGTTGTGACGTGGGTACCACATGCTCCTGATGGTCTTGGAGCCCCTGGACTGTCCCGCCATTTGGGCTGTGGAATCCTGAGAAGCCCCCAGCCCATCATGAAATCAGAGCCTTCCCCCAAGATGTGGAGCCATCAGCTGCAAGAGCTGGGCAGCTTGAGAAGCCCCCAAACCCCAAGGCCTCCCACCTTCCCATCTGGTGACCCCACCTTGCGGCCTTTACCCTGGGGAGGTGGGGCGGGAACATCCCCTGGAGCCTGGCTGGAGGTTCCCCTGGAGGCCTCCTGGGCCAGGGTGCAGAAGGGGCAAGCCTGACTTTGAGGCCACAACAGGGCGGCCAGAACAGTGTGGGTACTGGGCTTCCTGGTCATCTCCTGGAAGTGGGGTCGGGCCAGGGGACACGGGATGGGGAGATGCTGCCACCTGGGCTTGGTCGGCCCATTCGTGTGCACCAAGGGCGGCGAGAGCCCCGGCAGCTGGAGGGCAGGAGGACTCTCAGGGAGGGGAGAGTCAGCTGCACAGAATCAGAGCCGGAGGCCGTGGCTCCGGGACACAGAGGGTGGCCACGTGGAGGATGAGATGCCCTCTGCTGATGGGGTTGAAAGGTGTCTGACTTGGGCTGTGGGGGGCCAGCTGCGGACTCCTGTGGGACCCTCAGCAGAGACGTCCTAAAGGCTCCCAACGAGCCGGCGACACAAGGAGGGTGCCTTGGCTGAAAGCCAAGATCACCTGGCCACGGTGGCCGTCCCCAGGTCTGGCTGCGTGAGGCCCCAGGGGCAGCTGTTCACCTACCCTGCAGGGAGTGCCTCTCACTGGCCAGCAGCTGCACCAGTGCCCAGAATGCGTCCTCCTCAGGCAGATACAGGAGGAACAAGGCGGCGATGTGGCTCAGGCTCCTGCGGTAGCCCACCTCCTGCAAGAGCCAGAGTCACCATGGAAGGACATCAGCTGGGAGGGCTGAGGTCACCTGGGAGGACTCATGTCATTGGATAGGGCAGAGGTGACTGGACAGGCTTCCTCTGAAGAAGAGGCTTCCTCAGGATGCAAATTCATTTCATGACAAGAGCCAAGTCCATCAGGCACTTCAGCAGCTTGTCCAAAATGTCTCCTGAGAGTACCATCCTGCGTGTGACGCTGCCGAGCTCCCAGGCTTTGGGGCAGCCCCAGGAGGAGGGCGTCATTTCTTGTTCTGAGAAGTGGTGGTCAGGCCCAGGTGAcaccaggagtccaggccccaacTCCTTTGTGTCTCAGCTTGACCCCTTGAGACCACCCTCTTGCTTGGAGGTTTATGCCAGCGGGGAGCTGGAATCCTACCTCCTATAACCTGGTGGGTCACAAATATCAACTTTAAAAGAAGCAACGACACCCCCACCAGACACCCACTCCTGTGAATATGGAAATACGGCCCGGGAACCTCACTGCCGGGAATACTCACCGGGTTATACTCCGCATATGCCAGGAGTATGTAGAAGAGTTCCCGCTgcctaggaaacagagaaaggggGCTATGGTTTGGTTTGTGCAGATGCTGTTAGTTTCACTTTGTCTACAAATCCTAATGACAAATCCCATTTCAGGTTCAGATGATTCACCAGAAAAGCAGTGAGCTCTTCAGGGCCTGAGACTGTTGAAGAAATGTTTCAGTAAAAGCCACATCTGTGACATGCAAATAGCCCAGTTGTACAGTGAGTTGACCGATCCTTTTCActctgaatgattttttttttttcagtttgcacACACGCCAGTTCAGTCTCTGGGTGTACAGTTCCTCCACGGTTCCAAACCAATGTGCGGAGTCTCCCGGCCACCGCTCCAGCCCCTCCTGGAGTGACTCCTTCATCCTCCAAGTCTCCAGAGTGGCCCCTATGCACCCAGCCTCTCCCCGATTCGTCAGCCCCTGGCCACCCAGACTGCTTCTCAGTCCCTGTGGtttggccttttccagaatgGCCTAGGAATGGGAATCCTACTGTGGTAGCTtattgggtctggcttctttcccttagcaaaATGCATCTAGGATCCACCCACGTCCGTGCGGGCATCACTGGCTCGTTCCCTTTTCTCGCTGGGTCTTCCGTTTGAAGGGAGGACCAGCCTTGCTCTCCCCATGCCCGTGTTGAAGGCCGTCCCCGAAGGCTCGGTGTGTGAGTGACGGTGAATCAAGCAGTGAACCTGGCATGCAGGTTTCATGTGGATGTCAGTTTCCAAATCAGTGGGTTCAATATCTGTGACACCTTGGGGACACGTGGTTCAAGTCCATTGAGCTTTGTGAGCCACTGCCCAACTGGCTGCCAACGTGGCTGTGCCGTGTCATGTTCCCAGCAGACCTGGATGAGAGTTTCCAGGACCCATAATTCTCCCAGCGTTTGGTGCTGTCAGTGTTGTCTGGGGAGGCTCATGGGCCCTCCATCCTGCCACCCTCCCGTAGGTCCTACCACGGGTTCCCGTGGGTCAGGGAGAGCACCTTTCACCATTGTGCATGATTTTCTTTGCTGTCTTCTGTCTCCTCAGGATCctcctgggctctggccccacatgttccagcctggcccagggcttGGAACCAGGGAGGTGCTCGGTTCATGGTGCCGGCTGCTCCCTGGGCCAGGAGAGCTCTTGGTGGCTCTGTCATCCCTCCTGGGTGACCCTGGCTTCTGCTCCAGGGAAGTCCCCATCCCTCTCATTCACCCCATCTCCGCTGGGACCCTGTGGCTCCCGTAGGCTTACTTGGTTCCATATCGATGCCTGAAGAAGATATGGTTCTGGAGAGTCCTGCTAACATCCCGGTCGATCTGATGGATGTGTTCAGATGACCTCTTGCCCTTCTCCTTCATGAGCTGTAGGGCAGGGCCAAGAGGAGGAAGCAGCCTCAGAACACATGGAAGACTCCCTGCCCCAAATGGCAGTCAGCCCACAGTCAGCACTtcgggaaggaaggaaagaaggaaggtttCCTTCTGCAGAAAGCTGCTTTTTGGCTTGTTATTGAAGCCAGGGAGGGTCACCAGAGCCGAGTTTGTCTGTGGTGACTATGCCACCGTCCATGCCCAGGATGTGCATCTACCATCCTCCCCCATGCCCCCCAGGGTGGGTTTGATGTTCCCTCCAGCTGGAGACCTGGGCCCCTGACACGGCCTGTCCCGTTTGTTGTGCTCTGGCTGAGTGTACCTTGTATTTGCCGGGGTTTTTTGATTTGATTTCCTGAATGTTCAGGAGGACTGACCATGCCCGGCCCCGGATGTTCCTGGGAATCCCCTTGTATGTGCGATCTACGAGCTGTGGGCAGAAAACAGTCTGGTGTTACAGGCCACGGGGTGACCCCAGTGAGGACCAGAGCCCGGGGATTCTGGGAATTGTCGGTTTTGGCCTCATGATTCCTCAGTAGAGGTGAGATTGAGctgggacagggtctcccttcCCAGGACTGAAAGAGTGGATGGACACTCAGAGTCAAAACTCTGATCTGAACCTTTTTCTTCCTTCGGGTCACCAGGGCATCCCTAGCCTTCAGCTCCAGGTGGTCCCAGCCCTAGATTCAGATTCCCTCCCAGCAAGGTGACGCTTGCACAAACAGGCAGGCAATCTGGCCTGCAGTCCTCTGGGCGAGGACAGTGTGCCACGCGCCCTCTGAGAGGCTGACGATGCCAGGCCACAGCCATGGGTGCCTGTCCCCTGTCTCTGCAGAGAGTGCTTCTGGGGACCTCTCCCTCCGCACATTACCTTTTCGCTGTTCTTGTACTTCTCCCATTTGCCCAGCATCTCCAGCCACTTGCTGGTTCTCCTTATCTCCCGCCGAATTCGCTGTCAAATGAGGAATGTTGGAGTTAGTGGAGCTGCTGGGCTTCCCAGAGCTGCCCGTGGATGGTGGGTCTTGGGCTCTGGAGCCCTGGTGGGACCCAGCTGGAaggagccagggaagggcagACCCTAAGGGCTGACAGCCTTTGAGCAAATGAGCACCAGTGGGCTGGCTTTGGGACCCCGGGATGTGCCATCCTCAGGCCACAGACACACCAGTCTTAGGTCCCAGCCTCTAGGTGGGTTCCTGACACAAGCGGGAAGCCACCCCCAAGCCAGGACTGTGGTTCTCACTTTGGAATTTTATCAAACTGCCAAAGTTAAATCAACCTGGGGTCAGGTCTCTGCTGCCCCTCCCAGTGACAGAGTGTTGCCCTCACCCGCCACCGCCCAGGCcagctgcttcctctgcctcACTGCCCACCCGCCCAGTCCCTACGTCCCTGAACCAGCCCCTCCATGCATCAGGCTCTTACCTTTGCCTCCCGCGCAGTCAGAGGAGGCAGCTCCGTCTCACTGTAAGGCAACCCAGGCAGAGCTGAGGACCTGCACAGGGCCTGGAGCCGCCCCAGCCTGGGAACCGACCCCCAGAAAGGACTGGCTCTGTCCCTACCCAGCTCAGGGCTCAGCCCGGGAGAAGGCACAGGGAAGGGAGGACAAGGGCCTTCCTGTGGGGCTGACTCCCAGGAGGGCCAGGACCTGCGAGAAGAAGGAGTGCAGGGACAGCCTGGCCGGGGTTACCGGGGCCCCTGGCATGGGGGGTGGTCAGGCTGCACAATGGGGCTGCCCATCCTGGACTCGAGGTGGTGCTTTCTGCTGGAGCTGAGAAAGGTCAGCCCTGAGATGGGATGGGGGCCGCCCAGGGTGGGCGACCGGGCCCTGACAGGAATCCCTCAGGGATCGACCACATCACCCCGCCAGGGTCAAGGGAGGCTGCCCTGAGACCTGCCCGGTGTACTCTGGGTGCACCAGGGGCCCATCCCACTTGACAGCCCCAAGGCTCTTGCAGGCTCTGACCTCCCAGCAtccacctgcctctccctgcaTCTGAGCCACACACCCTGCATTTCAGAAGTGGCATGGCTCATCAGCTCCCTCCCACCCTACGTCCCCTGGGATCCGCTATCTCTCTATCCTCTGATCCCTGAGGGATGGGCTCCAGGCTGGGCTCCTCTTACCTGGCCCCAGATCCCTTCCCAGCACCAGACCCAGGGTCTTTAGCCACAAGCCCTGCTGCCTCCCCGGCCTCACCCTGAGATGCCCAGAGCGGGGCCCTGCCCATCTTCTCCCCCATTCTCTTAGGGCCAAAGCCCCGACTGTCCCCACacctttcccccttccccatgGGGACAGTGAGGGCTGTAACTCTAGGGAAATGGGGGAGGACAGGGGCAGATGGGCTCTGAGAGACCTGCTGGACAACAGCCCCGAGGCTGGGCCAGGTGTCTCCTCACCCTGTGGCCACAACCCTTGGATCTCACTGGGGTTGTCTCCTGGTAGACAGGGCCAGACCCTCAGGCTGCCCCGCTCCTCTTGTGCTGACTTGCCGACAGAACTGCTGAGAGCCCAGGGGCCTGACCTAGCCCAGTCTCCATTCCCACCGGCTCCCTAGATGGGCCTTGCACCTCTGGCCTAACAACAACCTCGGGCTGGACCTGCATGGGAGCCAGGGGGGAGTTCTGACCCTGGAAAGGAGGTTGACCCGAGCTGGCAAGACATGTCCTGTGTCAGAAAGGTCTTTCTAAAAGAAACCCATCCCTGAGCTGAGACAGATGTTTTAGGGGTGAGGGGAGCACAGAGGACTCACTGAACAATCCCAAAGTCATCGATGTTGCCATAGATCCCAACAGGCGCAGGCCCCTTGTCCTGTGGCAGCCCAGCTCGGTGCCCCTGTAACCCAGAGGGAGCCTTGGTGAGGGGTCCAAGGTAAAGGGTGCAAGGGCCTGGGGGTATTGGCCACCCGTCCCTGCCCTGTGCTCCTAGGGAACCCAGGACCCTTTGACCAGGGCGCACTGGAAGAGGCCTCCCTCCAAGAAGCAGACCGAACTGTACCTTTGCATATTTTCTGATGATGTCCTCTCGCTCCTGCTCCCGCCAACTATCCGCATCCTCCACGTCCATCCTGTGAGACAAAATTGTCTAAAGGTTACACTGTACCCGACAGCTTCAGAGAACACCTGAAGCGCTCCCACCAGGCTCCCAGATGCTGGTTGGTTGTGTAACCTtcattccaccactgcactctggtaaAAAGGGGCCAAACCCCGTGGCCCACACCTCCATGGGTCTCTGCAGTCTGAAGCTGCAAGCAGGGGTGAGCATCTTCCCAAGGACTCGAGAAGAGTGGGACCTGGACAGAGAATCCCATTTTCCCCTTATGCCATGAAACGGGCACATACCTGCCCTGGCGGGTTGAATGGTGTCCACCTGCCAAGGGTGAAGGGCCTGTGATGGTCTATTCCGGGGTTGTGGATGCGAACTGGGGTCAGGCACCAGAGGTCTCTGTACGATCGGCCTCCTAGGATACTCAGGGCCACAGAGATGCCCAGTTTCCTATGGGGAACAAGATCTCTCCTGACTGCTCCGTTCTACCTCGCTCATCACTTGGGCTACTGTGGCCCTTCGGTCTAACCAGTGAAGCTGCTTTAGGAATAACGCCATTTGAGCAGGAGTGTGTTTGGTTTTGGGGATGAAAATGATCTACTGTCTCCAAAGCAGCCACTGCGCTCATGGAAACCACATCTCTCGGGGAGGGACTGTGGACTCCACCATTCTGAGCTGTCCCTATAGGAGGGTCTTCATTTTCCTGGGTCACTGATGAAGAACAGTGGGTCCTTGCTCCTGGAGAACATCTAGATGGACTGTCCCTCCTGAGAATACTCAGAGCAAAAGGAAAGCGAGGCCAGACAGAGTAAGAAATATTTGGGGAGAACCCCAGTGCCTGGACCCCTTTGAACACAAGGGAAGATAGTCTCCCCTCAGCCAGCCCTCCAGGGCTCCTTCACTTTCCACAACTGCCCAAGGGCAGAAGGCTCCCCACGCCACTCCCAGACAAGGGACCGTGTGTGTCCAGTGGGTCCCACAGTGACCATCAGGACCCAGCTTAGGCCCCAGGTGTGTTCTGAGgacccttcccttctccccacccacaGTGGATCCATCCCAGTGTCTCTGCCAGGGCCAGGCTCTGCCCCATCGGGTTCGGAAATCTGGGCAGATTTGGGATCTAGAGCAGGGAGGTCACAGGGTTGAGGCCTGAAGTCTAGCACGGCACACAGCAGGGCTGAGAGCAAAACCCAGGGTCATGTCTGGATTTTGGGGCCGGTTATCGCCTCTCTGACCCCAGACGTCTCACCTGTCGAATGGGTACATTCGGAAACAGCACCCACTCTATGAAGCCACcgtgaggaagaaagagaaaatcatctACACAGGCAGTGTAGAACGGGCTCCCTGTGAGTGCTCAGGGATGACCCTCCTCCTCAGTAGCTGCCCAGAGGCCAACACCGCCCGCACCATAGCCACTGTCCCCAAGTCAGCCTGGAGGGAAGAGAGCAGGTCACACTCACCTGATGCTGATCAGCTGGCCTGGGTTATGTCTGCCTCTCAGGGGGAAAACCTCAGGGAGAAAACCAGAAAACTGCTGCTCACAAACACCACTGCCTGTGAGTAACTGCCGTAGAACACAGAGGCAGGCCGGACAGCGGATAGGTGCTAAGCACCAGGGGCATTCTGAGGTCATGGCACGCATCACAATGGGGCCTTGCCCGGGTCAGCAGGGCCCAGAGTCAGGGTCCTCCGCTGCCTGAGGTGTCAACATGCCTGCCTGCAATGTGTTTGTGCACGTGCGTGCACACGCGTACGTGGGTAAACACgtctgtgcacgtgtgtgttgcTTCTCTGGCCAGGCCCGGCTGCCCCACTCATGTGCGCACCTAGTTCCTCATCACTGTCACCCCCGAGGCCCAGGGCCGGCATCAGAGCATCCGTGGGTGCTCCCTAACCTCAGCCCTCCCCGCCCAGGGTGGTCCTGGGATACACATAGGGGTGGAGGGAAGTGACTGCTGCTGTTGGATCTCAGAATACAAATGCTAATACTATCACCTAATGGTCTTTTGAGCGTCTCTAATGGTATcgctttttcatttctgacattttaaCTGCGTATTTCTCTCCATGACCCTTGCCTATTCTAGCTAGAGGATCCTGTGGGGaaagtgctgggcacacagtaggGGTTCACTCTTTTAGACATGTTATCTAAAACCTGGCTCATCTGTCCTTCCACCCAGGGCCTAAAGGATGCCAAATTCCAGGGGCCAGAAAGAGCTTGGGATAAAATGAACCTTCAAGGGGAGGGCTTTGACCTGGGCTGAGTCTGCCTGTGCCATCCAACTGGAGTCTCAAGTCCTGAGGCAGGATGTCCAGATGCCCCAGTGCAGGGCCCTCCTGATCAACACCTGCTCCCCTGTACTCATTAGCAACCTCACCCACCCTACTCTCAAAGCACGCTTGGCTCTCGTATCCAGGAGCTCTGCATCTGTAGATTCAGCAACAgcagatggaaaatattcagaaaataaattggatGGTTATGTTTCTATTGAACATGTGCAGACTTTGTTCTTGTCATCATTCCCTAAAGAATACAGTATCACAACCATTTATGTAGCATCTGCATTGTATTACATATCATAAATAATCCAGTAATGGTCTAATGTAtacgggaggatgtgcatagCTTATACGTAAGTACTACGTCAtgttatatcagagacttgagcatccatggattttggcatTCCCGGGGACCCTAGAACTAATtctccatggataccaagggatgactgtatatacTCACTCAGGAAGGCTTCTCATTGGAGGAAGGGCCCGGTTCAGGACAGACAGGGACATCATCCCTGGACtactgtccatccatccactcatccattggCACCACCCTCTAGGACTGTCCCAATGACAGCCCTAGCAAGTGGAGACAAGAAAAAAGACTGGCTCAAAAGGTACAGCTTTTTGAGGTCTTGAAAGAAGTTGCACCAGCATGAGAATAGTGGGTCAGTTTTCTCCAGCATCCAGAAAGCATATCAGGCAGGCTCGGGGAGGGGAAAGGAGCCCGGCCTCTCCAGCAGCCACACAGGCCTGCAGcaggatggggctggggctggttTGGGGTGGAGGATAAGTGACAGCCAAGGTTTGTCAGCATGCAGAGGGGTGGCTGACTCATGGACTGGGGGCTGCGGAGCCCAGTGGTTGCCCTTAGTTCTTGGATCCTGGGAGACTTCTGGAGGCTGGATCTGGACAGCCTAGGGGTAGAGGTggtgaggggcaggggtgggggtgggaggagaggccTTGCGTGACAGGGTGCAGGGCAGGAAGCCAGCCAGGGACTGCTTTGCAGTGGCTGCTCCCATCGCCCTTGCCACCCCCAagcccacccctacccccaccctggTGCAGGGTCGGTCCTGGGCAGGTGTCCTCTGCTTTGGCCTCAGCAGATCCCAAGATGGAAGCTGGCAGCCACGCGGGCATGTCACTTGCGCCAGCCTTGTCCTGCAGTTTCTGCTTCCTGGAGCGTGGGGTACCTACCCAGGAGAGCATGGCACACCCCACACCTCTCATTGAGGGTTCTGGGAGGTGGGGGACCAAGGTCCTGCAGCCCTGTGCCCTTGCCGTGAAAATTAGCCTAGGAGTCTTGTGTCCGCCCATCCACGTGGAGCCCCAGGAGCCTGAACAGTGGCATGCAGCGagctgaggagggagagagaactggaaaaggagagagaaagagggatgaggagaagggaatgagagagaggaagagagatggggagagagacagaggaggctGAGAGGATAAGGAGGGACAGAGAtgggaagagagacagaaaacgcgaagaaacagagagagacgtGCATGACTAGGAGGTCGAGTTACTCTTGATCCCAGTTCCCAGTGAAAACTGTAGGTCGCCATCACCTAACCACACATGCAATAAAGTCTGCCTGCTGCTTAGAGCCCTGAGAACCCCTTCTCGTGGAGCATAAAACCTTTGACTACTGCCCTTCCTCACTGCATTTTTGTTGTCTCTTCCAGTGAACTGTGTTGTCTATTgccttcctggcctcaagcatccaTCAAAAACTGACGCTTCTTTTGGGGAGGGTCTGCAGTGCCTTCCACTCACTGGGCTCCCCAGGAAACTTGCGCACTTGGCTTGGGCCCTAAGCAACTGGGTACAGCTGGggctctgcttctctctttcagTAAGAAGGAGAACTAAGAAAGAGACTGAAGCATGGTCTACGGAGAAGGCACTTGTGCAAACACCAGGAGAATGAGGGGCCTGAGTTGTCTTCGTTTCTCCTAAAAGCATGCAttcccggctgggcgcggtgactcacacctgtaatcccggcactttagaaggctgaggcgggtggatcacctgagatcgggagttcgagaccagcctgaccaacatggagaaaccccatctctaccaaaaatacaaaattacccgggtatggtggcacatgcctgtaatcccagctactcgggaggctgaggcaggagaattgcttgaacccggaaggtggaagttgcagagagctgagattgcgccattgcactccagcctgggcaacaagagtgaaactccatctcaaaaacaaaaacaaaaacaaaacaaaacaaaaaacatgcatTCCCTCCCAGGCCACCCTAGTGAGGGCATGAAGCACAgcttgtgcgtgtgtgtgcatgtgtgtgtgtgcgtgtttgtgtgttgCAGGGGTCACAGTGGACAGGATGTGGGAGGGCAGCTGCAGCTCCAAGCTGCAAGTCTTTCTGATAGAATGCTTAAGATTCCTTGGACCACAGCAAGAGACTGTTTTCATTTGCACCCATTTTTACTAGCATTTAAccctgtattttttgtagcat
This Nomascus leucogenys isolate Asia chromosome 14, Asia_NLE_v1, whole genome shotgun sequence DNA region includes the following protein-coding sequences:
- the LOC115838323 gene encoding TBC1 domain family member 3G-like isoform X4, which codes for MDVEDADSWREQEREDIIRKYAKGHRAGLPQDKGPAPVGIYGNIDDFGIVHETELPPLTAREAKRIRREIRRTSKWLEMLGKWEKYKNSEKLVDRTYKGIPRNIRGRAWSVLLNIQEIKSKNPGKYKLMKEKGKRSSEHIHQIDRDVSRTLQNHIFFRHRYGTKQRELFYILLAYAEYNPEVGYRRSLSHIAALFLLYLPEEDAFWALVQLLASERHSLQGFHSPNGGTVQGLQDHQEHVVPTSQPKTMWHLDQDIDAGLCGQPLSLGWLLRTLIKISLGLTLRLWDVYLLQGKQALMPMTSIAFEVQKKRLKETSSSGLWACFRSRLCRHWARDDDTVLKHLRASMNKRARKQGDLPPPAKAEQGSSAPRPVPASRGGKTLCKGDRQAPPGPPARFQRPIWSASPPLAPRSSIPCPGGAVREDTYPVGTQGVPSPALAQGGPQGSWRFLQWNSMPRLPTDLDVGGPWFPHYDFEQSCWVRAISQEDQLATCWQAEHSAEGVRLAFAELNNVGMHFRALQCTQH
- the LOC115838323 gene encoding TBC1 domain family member 3G-like isoform X5, which translates into the protein MDVEDADSWREQEREDIIRKYAKGHRAGLPQDKGPAPVGIYGNIDDFGIVHETELPPLTAREAKRIRREIRRTSKWLEMLGKWEKYKNSEKLVDRTYKGIPRNIRGRAWSVLLNIQEIKSKNPGKYKLMKEKGKRSSEHIHQIDRDVSRTLQNHIFFRHRYGTKQRELFYILLAYAEYNPEVGYRRSLSHIAALFLLYLPEEDAFWALVQLLASERHSLQGFHSPNGGTVQGLQDHQEHVVPTSQPKTMWHLISLGLTLRLWDVYLLQGKQALMPMTSIAFEVQKKRLKETSSSGLWACFRSRLCRHWARDDDTVLKHLRASMNKRARKQGDLPPPAKAEQGSSAPRPVPASRGGKTLCKGDRQAPPGPPARFQRPIWSASPPLAPRSSIPCPGGAVREDTYPVGTQGVPSPALAQGGPQGSWRFLQWNSMPRLPTDLDVGGPWFPHYDFEQSCWVRAISQEDQLATCWQAEHSAEGVRLAFAELNNVGMHFRALQCTQH
- the LOC115838323 gene encoding TBC1 domain family member 3G-like isoform X2; this encodes MDVEDADSWREQEREDIIRKYAKGHRAGLPQDKGPAPVGIYGNIDDFGIVQSWPSWESAPQEGPCPPFPVPSPGLSPELGRDRASPFWGSVPRLGRLQALCRSSALPGLPYSETELPPLTAREAKRIRREIRRTSKWLEMLGKWEKYKNSEKLVDRTYKGIPRNIRGRAWSVLLNIQEIKSKNPGKYKLMKEKGKRSSEHIHQIDRDVSRTLQNHIFFRHRYGTKQRELFYILLAYAEYNPEVGYRRSLSHIAALFLLYLPEEDAFWALVQLLASERHSLQGFHSPNGGTVQGLQDHQEHVVPTSQPKTMWHLISLGLTLRLWDVYLLQGKQALMPMTSIAFEVQKKRLKETSSSGLWACFRSRLCRHWARDDDTVLKHLRASMNKRARKQGDLPPPAKAEQGSSAPRPVPASRGGKTLCKGDRQAPPGPPARFQRPIWSASPPLAPRSSIPCPGGAVREDTYPVGTQGVPSPALAQGGPQGSWRFLQWNSMPRLPTDLDVGGPWFPHYDFEQSCWVRAISQEDQLATCWQAEHSAEGVRLAFAELNNVGMHFRALQCTQH
- the LOC115838323 gene encoding TBC1 domain family member 3G-like isoform X1 — translated: MDVEDADSWREQEREDIIRKYAKGHRAGLPQDKGPAPVGIYGNIDDFGIVQSWPSWESAPQEGPCPPFPVPSPGLSPELGRDRASPFWGSVPRLGRLQALCRSSALPGLPYSETELPPLTAREAKRIRREIRRTSKWLEMLGKWEKYKNSEKLVDRTYKGIPRNIRGRAWSVLLNIQEIKSKNPGKYKLMKEKGKRSSEHIHQIDRDVSRTLQNHIFFRHRYGTKQRELFYILLAYAEYNPEVGYRRSLSHIAALFLLYLPEEDAFWALVQLLASERHSLQGFHSPNGGTVQGLQDHQEHVVPTSQPKTMWHLDQDIDAGLCGQPLSLGWLLRTLIKISLGLTLRLWDVYLLQGKQALMPMTSIAFEVQKKRLKETSSSGLWACFRSRLCRHWARDDDTVLKHLRASMNKRARKQGDLPPPAKAEQGSSAPRPVPASRGGKTLCKGDRQAPPGPPARFQRPIWSASPPLAPRSSIPCPGGAVREDTYPVGTQGVPSPALAQGGPQGSWRFLQWNSMPRLPTDLDVGGPWFPHYDFEQSCWVRAISQEDQLATCWQAEHSAEGVRLAFAELNNVGMHFRALQCTQH